In Peromyscus leucopus breed LL Stock chromosome 16_21, UCI_PerLeu_2.1, whole genome shotgun sequence, a single genomic region encodes these proteins:
- the LOC114682643 gene encoding tripartite motif-containing protein 15 isoform X2, which yields MPSTRSLRGLHHVACPACTRPLRDAVTVACGHKICLLCLPHIPMGAKLLCPLCQEEEEQTQAAVAPVPLGPLGETCCEEHGEKIYYFCETDAELLCVFCREGPAHQAHTVRFLDEAIQPYRDRLRSRLEALRMERDKMEDRKYQEDRKLQELLMQVESKKQQVEAAFERLTQELGDQRCLLMTRLEGLEQQIWKEREEYITKVSQEVHWLGTQVEELEEKCHRPASELLQDARLNQSRYESKTFVSPEAISSDLVKKIRNLHRKILGLPKMMRTFSENLMHHLETDSGNQQGLLGVGGSIYPFHP from the exons ATGCCCTCAACCCGGTCCCTGCGGGGACTCCACCACGTAGCCTGTCCTGCCTGCACCCGGCCCCTGCGGGATGCGGTGACCGTAGCCTGCGGACACAAAATCTGTCTACTCTGCCTCCCTCACATCCCGATGGGGGCCAAGCTGCTATGCCCGCTCtgtcaggaggaagaggagcaaacCCAGGCCGCAGTGGCCCCGGTACCCCTGGGTCCCCTGGGCGAGACCTGCTGCGAGGAGCACGGAGAGAAGATCTATTACTTCTGCGAGACAGACGCGGAGCTGCTCTGTGTGTTCTGCAGAGAGGGCCCCGCCCACCAGGCGCACACCGTGCGGTTCCTCGATGAAGCCATCCAACCCTACAGG GATCGTCTCAGGAGTCGGTTAGAAGCTCTGAGAATGGAGCGGGACAAGATGGAAGACAGGAAATATCAAGAAGATCGGAAGCTCCAAGAGCTCCTG ATGCAGGTTGAAAGCAAGAAGCAACAGGTAGAAGCTGCCTTTGAAAGGCTGACGCAGGAGCTTGGAGACCAGAGGTGCCTCCTGATGACCAGACTGGAGGGGCTAGAACAGCAGAtctggaaggagagggaagagtaCATCACAAAGGTCTCTCAGGAGGTCCATTGGCTGGGCACCCAGGttgaggagctggaggagaagtGTCATCGACCAGCAAGTGAGCTACTACAA GATGCCAGACTCAACCAGAGCAG GTATGAGTCGAAGACTTTTGTGAGTCCAGAGGCCATTTCCTCTGATCTTGTTAAGAAGATTCGAAACCTCCACAGGAAAATACTCGGCCTCCCAAAGATGATGAGGACATTCTCAG AAAACTTGATGCATCATCTGGAAACAGATTCAGGTAATCAGCAAGggctcttgggggtggggggttccaTTTATCCATTCCACCCATAG
- the LOC114682643 gene encoding tripartite motif-containing protein 15 isoform X3 has protein sequence MPSTRSLRGLHHVACPACTRPLRDAVTVACGHKICLLCLPHIPMGAKLLCPLCQEEEEQTQAAVAPVPLGPLGETCCEEHGEKIYYFCETDAELLCVFCREGPAHQAHTVRFLDEAIQPYRDRLRSRLEALRMERDKMEDRKYQEDRKLQELLMQVESKKQQVEAAFERLTQELGDQRCLLMTRLEGLEQQIWKEREEYITKVSQEVHWLGTQVEELEEKCHRPASELLQDARLNQSRYESKTFVSPEAISSDLVKKIRNLHRKILGLPKMMRTFSENLMHHLETDSEIEA, from the exons ATGCCCTCAACCCGGTCCCTGCGGGGACTCCACCACGTAGCCTGTCCTGCCTGCACCCGGCCCCTGCGGGATGCGGTGACCGTAGCCTGCGGACACAAAATCTGTCTACTCTGCCTCCCTCACATCCCGATGGGGGCCAAGCTGCTATGCCCGCTCtgtcaggaggaagaggagcaaacCCAGGCCGCAGTGGCCCCGGTACCCCTGGGTCCCCTGGGCGAGACCTGCTGCGAGGAGCACGGAGAGAAGATCTATTACTTCTGCGAGACAGACGCGGAGCTGCTCTGTGTGTTCTGCAGAGAGGGCCCCGCCCACCAGGCGCACACCGTGCGGTTCCTCGATGAAGCCATCCAACCCTACAGG GATCGTCTCAGGAGTCGGTTAGAAGCTCTGAGAATGGAGCGGGACAAGATGGAAGACAGGAAATATCAAGAAGATCGGAAGCTCCAAGAGCTCCTG ATGCAGGTTGAAAGCAAGAAGCAACAGGTAGAAGCTGCCTTTGAAAGGCTGACGCAGGAGCTTGGAGACCAGAGGTGCCTCCTGATGACCAGACTGGAGGGGCTAGAACAGCAGAtctggaaggagagggaagagtaCATCACAAAGGTCTCTCAGGAGGTCCATTGGCTGGGCACCCAGGttgaggagctggaggagaagtGTCATCGACCAGCAAGTGAGCTACTACAA GATGCCAGACTCAACCAGAGCAG GTATGAGTCGAAGACTTTTGTGAGTCCAGAGGCCATTTCCTCTGATCTTGTTAAGAAGATTCGAAACCTCCACAGGAAAATACTCGGCCTCCCAAAGATGATGAGGACATTCTCAG AAAACTTGATGCATCATCTGGAAACAGATTCAG AAATAGAGGCCTAA
- the LOC114682643 gene encoding tripartite motif-containing protein 15 isoform X1 yields MPSTRSLRGLHHVACPACTRPLRDAVTVACGHKICLLCLPHIPMGAKLLCPLCQEEEEQTQAAVAPVPLGPLGETCCEEHGEKIYYFCETDAELLCVFCREGPAHQAHTVRFLDEAIQPYRDRLRSRLEALRMERDKMEDRKYQEDRKLQELLMQVESKKQQVEAAFERLTQELGDQRCLLMTRLEGLEQQIWKEREEYITKVSQEVHWLGTQVEELEEKCHRPASELLQDARLNQSRYESKTFVSPEAISSDLVKKIRNLHRKILGLPKMMRTFSGRDSSIFHLSLYFPNFKTWFKPSTVAHACNVSTGRLRQEDPKFQASLDYVVKFKQK; encoded by the exons ATGCCCTCAACCCGGTCCCTGCGGGGACTCCACCACGTAGCCTGTCCTGCCTGCACCCGGCCCCTGCGGGATGCGGTGACCGTAGCCTGCGGACACAAAATCTGTCTACTCTGCCTCCCTCACATCCCGATGGGGGCCAAGCTGCTATGCCCGCTCtgtcaggaggaagaggagcaaacCCAGGCCGCAGTGGCCCCGGTACCCCTGGGTCCCCTGGGCGAGACCTGCTGCGAGGAGCACGGAGAGAAGATCTATTACTTCTGCGAGACAGACGCGGAGCTGCTCTGTGTGTTCTGCAGAGAGGGCCCCGCCCACCAGGCGCACACCGTGCGGTTCCTCGATGAAGCCATCCAACCCTACAGG GATCGTCTCAGGAGTCGGTTAGAAGCTCTGAGAATGGAGCGGGACAAGATGGAAGACAGGAAATATCAAGAAGATCGGAAGCTCCAAGAGCTCCTG ATGCAGGTTGAAAGCAAGAAGCAACAGGTAGAAGCTGCCTTTGAAAGGCTGACGCAGGAGCTTGGAGACCAGAGGTGCCTCCTGATGACCAGACTGGAGGGGCTAGAACAGCAGAtctggaaggagagggaagagtaCATCACAAAGGTCTCTCAGGAGGTCCATTGGCTGGGCACCCAGGttgaggagctggaggagaagtGTCATCGACCAGCAAGTGAGCTACTACAA GATGCCAGACTCAACCAGAGCAG GTATGAGTCGAAGACTTTTGTGAGTCCAGAGGCCATTTCCTCTGATCTTGTTAAGAAGATTCGAAACCTCCACAGGAAAATACTCGGCCTCCCAAAGATGATGAGGACATTCTCAGGTAGAGACTCCTCTATCTTCCATCTGTCTCTATATTTCCCCAACTTCAAAACCTGGTTCAAACCAagcacagtagcacatgcctgtaatgtcagcacagggagactgaggcaggaggatcccaagtttcaggccagcctggactatgtggtgaaattcaaacaaaaataa
- the Trim26 gene encoding tripartite motif-containing protein 26 isoform X2: MAASAPLRSLEEEVTCSICLDYLRDPVTIDCGHVFCRSCTGDIRPISGNRPVCPLCKKPFKKENIRPVWQLASLVENIERMKVDNGRQPGELAREPQDMKLCERHQEKLHYYCEDDGKLLCVMCRESREHRPHTAVLVEKAALPHREKILNHLNTLRRDKEKIQGFQAKGEADILAALTKLQEQRQYIVAEFKQGHQFLKKREQHLLDQLSTLEQLLTEGREKFKTRGVSELGRLTLVISELEGKARQPAAELMQDTKDFANRYPRKKFWIGKAIPHMVKRKAGEFSDKLLSLQRGLRQFQGKLLRDLEYKTVSVTLDPQSASGYLQLSEDWKCVTYTSQYQSDCLHPQQFDCEPGVLGSKGFTWGKVYWEVELEREGWSEDEEEGEEEEEGEEEEEDEEAGYGDGYEDWETDEDEESLGEEEEEEEEEEEEVLESCMVGVAKDTVKRKGDLSLRPEDGVWALRLSSSGIWANTSPEAQLFPVLRPRRVGIALDYEGGTVTFTNAESQELIYTFTTTFSRRLVPFLWLKWPGTRLLLRP; the protein is encoded by the exons ATGGCAGCATCAGCCCCCTTGaggagcctggaggaggaggtgacCTGCTCCATCTGCCTGGATTATCTGCGGGACCCAGTGACCATCGACTGTGGCCACGTCTTCTGCCGCAGCTGCACAGGTGATATCCGCCCCATATCGGGGAACCGACCAGTCTGTCCGCTCTGCAAGAAGCCCTTTAAGAAGGAGAACATCCGGCCTGTGTGGCAGCTAGCCAGTCTGGTAGAGAACATTGAGCGGATGAAGGTGGACAATGGCAGGCAGCCGGGGGAGCTGGCCCGAGAGCCACAGGACATGAAGTTGTGTGAGCGGCACCAGGAGAAGCTACACTACTACTGTGAAGATGACGGCAAGCTGCTGTGCGTGATGTGCCGGGAATCCCGGGAGCACAGGCCTCACACTGCAGTCCTGGTGGAGAAGGCCGCCCTGCCTCACAGA GAAAAAATCCTGAACCACCTGAATACCCTAAGGAGGGACAAAGAAAAAATTCAGGGCTTTCAGGCCAAGGGAGAGGCTGATATTCTGGCTGCGCTG ACGAAGCTGCAGGAGCAGAGACAGTACATTGTGGCAGAATTTAAGCAGGGCCACCAGTTTCTGAAGAAGCGGGAACAGCACCTGCTAGACCAGCTGTCCACCCTGGAGCAGCTCCTCACCGAGGGCAGGGAGAAGTTCAAGACCCGGGGCGTCAGCGAGCTTGGCCGGTTGACTCTGGTCATCTCCGAGCTGGAAGGCAAGGCACGGCAGCCCGCCGCAGAGCTGATGCAG GACACCAAGGACTTTGCCAACAG GTACCCACGGAAGAAGTTCTGGATTGGGAAAGCCATCCCTCACATGGTTAAAagaaaggcaggagaattctCAGATAAACTTCTCTCTCTGCAGCGAGGCCTGAGGCAGTTCCAGG GCAAGCTGCTTAGAGACTTGGAGTATAAGACAG TCAGTGTCACCCTGGACCCACAGTCGGCCAGCGGGTACCTGCAGCTTTCAGAGGACTGGAAGTGTGTGACCTATACCAGCCAGTACCAGAGTGACTGCCTGCACCCCCAGCAGTTTGACTGTGAGCCGGGGGTGTTGGGCAGCAAGGGCTTCACCTGGGGCAAGGTATACTGGGAAGTGGAGTTGGAGCGAGAAGGCTGgtcagaggatgaggaagagggggaggaggaagaagaaggggaagaggaggaagaagatgaggaggcTGGCTATGGGGATGGATATGAAGACTGGGAAACGGATGAGGATGAGGAATCactaggggaggaagaggaggaggaagaggaagaggaggaggaagttctGGAAAGCTGCATGGTGGGAGTGGCCAAAGACACTGTGAAGAGGAAAGGGGACCTCTCCCTGCGACCAGAGGATGGTGTGTGGGCCCTTCGGCTCTCCTCCTCAGGCATCTGGGCCAACACAAGCCCCGAGGCCCAGCTCTTCCCAGTGCTGCGGCCCCGGAGAGTGGGCATCGCCCTGGATTATGAAGGGGGCACTGTGACATTCACCAATGCAGAGTCACAGGAACTCATCTATACCTTCACGACCACCTTCAGCCGGCGCCTGGTTCCCTTCCTGTGGCTCAAGTGGCCAGGAACACGCCTCCTGCTGAGACCCTGA
- the Trim26 gene encoding tripartite motif-containing protein 26 isoform X1, with the protein MAASAPLRSLEEEVTCSICLDYLRDPVTIDCGHVFCRSCTGDIRPISGNRPVCPLCKKPFKKENIRPVWQLASLVENIERMKVDNGRQPGELAREPQDMKLCERHQEKLHYYCEDDGKLLCVMCRESREHRPHTAVLVEKAALPHREKILNHLNTLRRDKEKIQGFQAKGEADILAALTKLQEQRQYIVAEFKQGHQFLKKREQHLLDQLSTLEQLLTEGREKFKTRGVSELGRLTLVISELEGKARQPAAELMQDACSTQDTKDFANRYPRKKFWIGKAIPHMVKRKAGEFSDKLLSLQRGLRQFQGKLLRDLEYKTVSVTLDPQSASGYLQLSEDWKCVTYTSQYQSDCLHPQQFDCEPGVLGSKGFTWGKVYWEVELEREGWSEDEEEGEEEEEGEEEEEDEEAGYGDGYEDWETDEDEESLGEEEEEEEEEEEEVLESCMVGVAKDTVKRKGDLSLRPEDGVWALRLSSSGIWANTSPEAQLFPVLRPRRVGIALDYEGGTVTFTNAESQELIYTFTTTFSRRLVPFLWLKWPGTRLLLRP; encoded by the exons ATGGCAGCATCAGCCCCCTTGaggagcctggaggaggaggtgacCTGCTCCATCTGCCTGGATTATCTGCGGGACCCAGTGACCATCGACTGTGGCCACGTCTTCTGCCGCAGCTGCACAGGTGATATCCGCCCCATATCGGGGAACCGACCAGTCTGTCCGCTCTGCAAGAAGCCCTTTAAGAAGGAGAACATCCGGCCTGTGTGGCAGCTAGCCAGTCTGGTAGAGAACATTGAGCGGATGAAGGTGGACAATGGCAGGCAGCCGGGGGAGCTGGCCCGAGAGCCACAGGACATGAAGTTGTGTGAGCGGCACCAGGAGAAGCTACACTACTACTGTGAAGATGACGGCAAGCTGCTGTGCGTGATGTGCCGGGAATCCCGGGAGCACAGGCCTCACACTGCAGTCCTGGTGGAGAAGGCCGCCCTGCCTCACAGA GAAAAAATCCTGAACCACCTGAATACCCTAAGGAGGGACAAAGAAAAAATTCAGGGCTTTCAGGCCAAGGGAGAGGCTGATATTCTGGCTGCGCTG ACGAAGCTGCAGGAGCAGAGACAGTACATTGTGGCAGAATTTAAGCAGGGCCACCAGTTTCTGAAGAAGCGGGAACAGCACCTGCTAGACCAGCTGTCCACCCTGGAGCAGCTCCTCACCGAGGGCAGGGAGAAGTTCAAGACCCGGGGCGTCAGCGAGCTTGGCCGGTTGACTCTGGTCATCTCCGAGCTGGAAGGCAAGGCACGGCAGCCCGCCGCAGAGCTGATGCAG GATGCCTGCTCTACACAG GACACCAAGGACTTTGCCAACAG GTACCCACGGAAGAAGTTCTGGATTGGGAAAGCCATCCCTCACATGGTTAAAagaaaggcaggagaattctCAGATAAACTTCTCTCTCTGCAGCGAGGCCTGAGGCAGTTCCAGG GCAAGCTGCTTAGAGACTTGGAGTATAAGACAG TCAGTGTCACCCTGGACCCACAGTCGGCCAGCGGGTACCTGCAGCTTTCAGAGGACTGGAAGTGTGTGACCTATACCAGCCAGTACCAGAGTGACTGCCTGCACCCCCAGCAGTTTGACTGTGAGCCGGGGGTGTTGGGCAGCAAGGGCTTCACCTGGGGCAAGGTATACTGGGAAGTGGAGTTGGAGCGAGAAGGCTGgtcagaggatgaggaagagggggaggaggaagaagaaggggaagaggaggaagaagatgaggaggcTGGCTATGGGGATGGATATGAAGACTGGGAAACGGATGAGGATGAGGAATCactaggggaggaagaggaggaggaagaggaagaggaggaggaagttctGGAAAGCTGCATGGTGGGAGTGGCCAAAGACACTGTGAAGAGGAAAGGGGACCTCTCCCTGCGACCAGAGGATGGTGTGTGGGCCCTTCGGCTCTCCTCCTCAGGCATCTGGGCCAACACAAGCCCCGAGGCCCAGCTCTTCCCAGTGCTGCGGCCCCGGAGAGTGGGCATCGCCCTGGATTATGAAGGGGGCACTGTGACATTCACCAATGCAGAGTCACAGGAACTCATCTATACCTTCACGACCACCTTCAGCCGGCGCCTGGTTCCCTTCCTGTGGCTCAAGTGGCCAGGAACACGCCTCCTGCTGAGACCCTGA